From Thiohalomonas denitrificans:
CGGGTATACTGACTGATCTTGCGGCGACCCTGGGCCCCTTCCTTGTTGAGCTGCTCGAGCTTCGGCGAAACCTTGGTCAGCAACTGGGTGATAATCGATGCCGAGATATACGGCATGATGCCCAGTGCAAACACCGAAAATCGACTCAGGGCCCCGCCGGAGAACATGTTGAACATGTCCAGGATCGTGCCGCGCTGCTGTTCAAACAGCTTTGCCAGCGCAACTGGATCGATGCCCGGAACCGGGATGTGCGCGCCAATACGAAACACCAGCAGCGCCCCCAACACAAACAGCAGACGCTGCTTGAGTTCGGTCAGCTTGCCGCCGGCCAATGCATTGGCAACCGATGACCGCGAAGCGCCCACTTAACCCTCGACTTTCCCGCCGGCGGCTTCGATTGCAGCTCGGGCACCCTTGGTGACGCCCAGACCCTTAATCGTTACCGCGGTACTGATTTCACCGGAAGCGATGATCTTCGCCCGCGTGGTATCGGCAGATACGATGTTCGCTGCCTTCAAACCCGCCAGGTCCACAACACCGCCCTCTACCTTCGCCAGCTCGTGGAGGCGAACCTCCGCGGTGGTACGGCCAATCCGAGAGCTGAAGCCTACTTTCGGCAACCGGCGCTGCAGCGGCATCTGACCGCCTTCAAAGCCCACCTTATGAAAGCCGCCGGAGCGGGACTTCTGCCCCTTGTGGCCACGACCGCCTGTTTTTCCGAGACCGGAGCCGATACCACGACCGACCCGTTTGGCCGTCTTCTTCGCCCCTTCTGCGGGCTTGAGTTCATTCAGTCTCATGTCAAACCTCTTCCACTTTAAGCAAGTAGGAGACCTTGTTGATCATGCCCCGATTCTCAGGCGTATCAATGACCTCAACCGTTTGGTGCATGCGGCGCAGGCCCAGGCCAGCGACACACGCCGTGTGCGTCGGCAGTCGCCCGTGCTTACTGCGCACCAGAGTTAACCTTACCTTTTTGTTCTCGGCCATGGCTCTATTCCAGAATCTCTTTCACGCTCTTGCCGCGCTTGGCCGCCACCTGCTCAGGTGAAGCCATTTCCGTCAGGCCCCGAAGGGTGGCCCGCACGACATTGATGGGGTTGTTGCTGCCGATGCACTTTGCGAGCACGTTGTGCACTCCGGCAACCTCAAACACCGCACGCATGGCACCGCCAGCGATGATACC
This genomic window contains:
- the rplO gene encoding 50S ribosomal protein L15 gives rise to the protein MRLNELKPAEGAKKTAKRVGRGIGSGLGKTGGRGHKGQKSRSGGFHKVGFEGGQMPLQRRLPKVGFSSRIGRTTAEVRLHELAKVEGGVVDLAGLKAANIVSADTTRAKIIASGEISTAVTIKGLGVTKGARAAIEAAGGKVEG
- the rpmD gene encoding 50S ribosomal protein L30, whose translation is MAENKKVRLTLVRSKHGRLPTHTACVAGLGLRRMHQTVEVIDTPENRGMINKVSYLLKVEEV